The Natronosalvus caseinilyticus genome includes a region encoding these proteins:
- a CDS encoding BREX protein BrxB domain-containing protein: protein MEELESLTIDNRERIGRRTGVPFIVFTYEPKDELSVEETVEAYVKKLRNRGQSVELIDMRDLVFSLLEEERILDAVIEKEQADEGELSEGLSSVLLGGRTDEQGLIAETIKSRIGDVDTAVVYRTGILYPFAGISSILMQLENEIETPFVVFYPAVKDDKSLKFLDKTEGAYYRARVI, encoded by the coding sequence ATGGAGGAACTCGAGTCGCTTACGATAGACAACCGTGAACGGATTGGCCGACGGACAGGTGTGCCGTTCATAGTCTTCACCTACGAGCCAAAAGATGAGCTCTCCGTCGAAGAGACGGTGGAAGCGTACGTGAAAAAACTCCGGAACCGGGGACAATCAGTCGAGCTCATCGATATGCGTGATCTCGTCTTTTCTCTCCTCGAAGAGGAACGGATCCTCGATGCTGTGATCGAGAAAGAGCAGGCTGACGAAGGTGAGTTAAGCGAGGGACTCTCTTCCGTTCTTCTTGGTGGGCGAACTGATGAACAGGGACTCATTGCCGAAACGATCAAAAGCCGAATCGGTGATGTCGACACCGCTGTCGTGTACCGAACCGGTATCTTGTATCCCTTTGCAGGGATTTCCTCGATTCTCATGCAGCTGGAGAACGAGATCGAGACGCCGTTCGTGGTATTCTATCCGGCGGTCAAGGATGACAAGAGTTTAAAATTCCTCGACAAAACAGAGGGAGCATACTACCGCGCCCGGGTGATCTAA
- the brxC gene encoding BREX system P-loop protein BrxC, which yields MSSNTITTIEDIFYRKIDRHINRVVKVEQDDTETVKQELDEYVLTGSLEQHYLKILEAIRETEHNPTDETGVWISGFFGSGKSHFMKILGYVLEDKTLPDGRSASDAFKPRAQDETLKATVDAVSRTFDSEVLMFQIGSRTSRAGEDSITDVINREFNRKRGYAELPWVARLEEDLENEGRYEAFKEAVEAEDGRVWEDVRQTAAFVEPKIEQGLIDAVPDFDEQDAKNAITNVKEEPEITPASLAERILNYVDQKERKTDQDVRYFVFLDEISQFIGDDEQMLLELQSIAEEFGQQGMGKLWLGVTSQEKLEELVPGVLAKNLEESKVGDRFPHQTDLISDNLEDVVRDRILQKKGEAIPSIESLYDENEGRLSARYKLHSSRQMESIEEESFVECYPFLPYQLEILPQIFAALRGRGSDDRLTGRERTLIDVTQSVFNEPHNLRNRELGSLATLDLVYEEIVEDIDDDDQRTIANAAPQEVDEELARRVLKSLYLLQRLDWIPNTAANVATTLYDEIGDMSALESQIEEVLEQLVEEGYVGRSEEGYRFLQESERKLEDEIASVNVNEGEIRRRSKEFVRESLDNADTVRYREQAFSLSIEADGEQLSDKGYIHLHAYSPVHQQYEEVDPRTLKTQSFDQGDTIYWIADDTDADDIKSRIKRITQIEQIVSEKRGQQTSSEEQEALDQKKEDLTRMRRSVERDIDAGFQTGTLIYHGTETKLEESGTRLDRIVQDPARDAVERVFTKLDDGLGSVSNRNIEALFGDLEGRSNPAVFKELNVVINGELNSEARIASEVADEIDSREKTGEVPTGKALIEHFEEPPYGWSRDVVRLAAAVLFRNGSIMAIYKEQTFDSYVDDGAQEVFTQISKFRDASFKERETVDPEVRNEAKQTLDILFDKKVKQTDQEVAQGISEVSSEWIEKCKERQTKLEDAFFPLRDEAKRLVTLLEGIRSKGTSAAKINAFLEHKDELEDLVDTVKKIVQFDQSGKLEKYAIYREFLENEWEEFKTLEQTSSFVEISDDVHEAARQLEGEIDSTAIMENWSNVETDYHTIANAYARTYEDLYTKRYELYSRAADDVRALGADLDNDDLETAVEPLTSRMGDASISVDVDGRSHLNLNPSLKQLSEYLQTVDSYRRTARDLVDKLRPKDEDVTHHRVELEEFFGGVVVSEESDLDAPIDRLRTEVLELLEEEGEVEVHFE from the coding sequence ATGAGTTCAAACACCATTACGACGATTGAGGACATCTTCTATCGGAAGATCGATAGGCACATCAACCGCGTCGTCAAGGTCGAGCAAGACGATACGGAGACAGTTAAACAGGAACTCGACGAGTACGTGCTGACCGGATCTCTCGAACAACACTATCTGAAGATTCTGGAAGCGATTCGGGAGACGGAACACAATCCAACTGACGAGACGGGTGTTTGGATCTCTGGTTTCTTTGGATCAGGGAAAAGCCACTTCATGAAGATCCTCGGCTACGTACTGGAGGATAAGACCCTTCCCGACGGCCGATCGGCGTCAGATGCGTTCAAACCGCGAGCGCAAGACGAGACGCTAAAGGCGACCGTCGATGCCGTGAGTCGAACGTTCGATTCTGAAGTGCTGATGTTCCAAATCGGGTCGCGAACAAGCCGGGCGGGGGAAGATTCGATCACCGACGTCATCAACCGCGAGTTCAATCGGAAACGCGGCTACGCAGAACTGCCGTGGGTCGCTCGACTCGAGGAGGATCTTGAAAATGAAGGGCGATACGAAGCGTTCAAGGAAGCAGTAGAGGCTGAGGATGGTCGGGTGTGGGAGGACGTTCGCCAAACTGCGGCGTTCGTCGAGCCGAAGATCGAACAGGGACTTATCGATGCCGTCCCCGACTTCGACGAACAGGACGCGAAAAACGCGATAACGAACGTCAAAGAGGAGCCTGAGATCACTCCTGCCTCGCTGGCGGAACGAATCCTCAATTACGTCGACCAGAAAGAACGGAAGACCGACCAGGACGTTCGCTACTTCGTCTTTCTCGACGAAATCTCGCAGTTCATCGGTGACGACGAACAGATGCTCCTCGAGCTACAGAGCATCGCCGAAGAGTTCGGCCAGCAGGGCATGGGTAAACTGTGGCTCGGCGTCACGTCACAGGAGAAACTCGAGGAGTTGGTCCCAGGTGTTCTCGCAAAGAACCTCGAGGAATCAAAGGTCGGTGACCGATTCCCGCATCAAACTGATCTGATCTCCGACAACCTTGAGGACGTCGTCCGCGATCGAATTCTGCAGAAGAAGGGGGAGGCGATCCCGTCGATTGAGTCGTTGTACGACGAGAATGAGGGGCGATTGAGTGCCAGGTACAAACTCCATTCGTCCCGTCAGATGGAATCCATCGAAGAGGAGTCCTTCGTCGAGTGCTACCCGTTTCTGCCCTACCAGCTGGAGATCCTCCCTCAGATCTTCGCCGCCCTACGGGGTCGAGGATCAGACGATCGGTTAACGGGGCGAGAACGAACACTCATCGACGTTACACAGAGCGTTTTCAACGAACCACACAACCTACGAAATCGAGAACTGGGATCGCTCGCTACGCTCGACCTGGTGTACGAAGAGATCGTCGAGGACATCGACGATGACGATCAGCGGACGATCGCTAATGCGGCCCCACAGGAAGTCGACGAGGAGTTAGCACGTCGAGTACTGAAATCACTCTACTTGCTCCAGCGACTCGACTGGATACCGAATACGGCAGCGAACGTCGCGACGACACTGTACGACGAGATAGGCGACATGAGTGCCCTCGAGAGTCAGATCGAGGAGGTACTCGAGCAGTTAGTCGAGGAGGGCTACGTCGGCCGAAGCGAGGAAGGATACCGGTTCCTGCAAGAATCGGAACGGAAACTCGAGGACGAAATCGCCTCGGTCAACGTCAACGAAGGAGAAATCCGGCGTCGATCGAAAGAGTTCGTCCGCGAGAGCCTGGACAACGCCGATACGGTCCGGTACCGAGAACAGGCGTTTTCCCTCTCGATCGAGGCCGATGGTGAGCAACTTTCGGACAAAGGGTACATTCATCTGCACGCGTACTCTCCCGTTCATCAGCAGTACGAGGAGGTCGATCCGCGGACGCTGAAAACTCAGAGTTTCGACCAGGGAGACACGATTTACTGGATCGCCGACGACACCGATGCAGACGACATCAAGAGTCGGATCAAACGCATTACCCAGATCGAGCAGATCGTCTCCGAGAAGCGAGGCCAGCAAACCAGTTCCGAAGAGCAGGAAGCACTCGACCAGAAGAAGGAAGATCTCACGCGGATGCGTCGAAGCGTCGAGCGAGATATCGACGCCGGCTTCCAGACGGGGACACTGATCTACCACGGCACCGAGACAAAACTCGAGGAGTCTGGCACGCGACTCGATCGAATCGTCCAGGATCCGGCTCGAGACGCAGTTGAACGCGTCTTCACCAAACTCGATGATGGGTTAGGAAGCGTAAGCAACCGAAACATCGAAGCCCTGTTCGGCGATCTCGAAGGGCGGTCGAACCCGGCAGTGTTCAAAGAGTTGAACGTCGTTATCAACGGCGAATTGAATTCGGAAGCTCGGATCGCGAGTGAGGTGGCCGACGAGATTGATTCCCGTGAGAAAACCGGCGAAGTGCCAACTGGGAAGGCACTGATCGAGCATTTCGAGGAACCACCGTACGGATGGAGCCGCGACGTGGTCAGGCTCGCGGCTGCTGTGTTGTTCCGAAACGGGTCGATCATGGCGATATACAAGGAACAAACGTTCGACAGTTACGTCGACGACGGTGCACAGGAGGTGTTCACGCAGATTTCGAAGTTTCGGGATGCCTCCTTCAAGGAACGTGAGACGGTCGATCCCGAAGTTCGAAACGAAGCGAAACAGACCCTGGACATCCTGTTCGATAAAAAGGTCAAACAGACCGATCAAGAAGTCGCACAGGGGATTTCGGAGGTCTCGAGTGAGTGGATTGAGAAGTGCAAAGAGCGGCAGACGAAGCTCGAGGACGCCTTCTTCCCGCTCCGTGATGAGGCAAAGCGACTCGTTACCTTACTTGAAGGGATCCGCAGCAAGGGCACGTCTGCTGCAAAGATCAACGCGTTCCTCGAACACAAGGACGAACTGGAAGACCTGGTCGATACGGTGAAGAAAATCGTCCAGTTCGATCAGTCTGGCAAACTCGAGAAGTACGCAATCTATCGTGAGTTCCTCGAAAACGAGTGGGAAGAGTTCAAAACGCTCGAACAGACGTCGTCGTTTGTCGAGATTAGCGACGACGTCCACGAGGCAGCTAGGCAACTCGAGGGTGAGATCGATTCGACGGCGATCATGGAGAACTGGTCGAACGTCGAGACGGACTATCACACGATCGCTAACGCCTACGCTCGGACGTACGAGGATCTCTACACGAAACGGTACGAGTTGTACTCCCGTGCAGCCGACGACGTCCGTGCCCTGGGTGCTGACCTCGACAACGACGACCTGGAGACGGCGGTCGAGCCGTTGACGAGCCGGATGGGGGATGCATCGATTTCCGTCGACGTTGACGGGCGTTCGCACCTGAATCTCAACCCGAGTCTCAAGCAGTTGAGTGAGTACCTCCAGACCGTCGACTCCTATCGACGGACGGCTCGGGATCTCGTCGACAAGCTTCGTCCGAAAGACGAGGACGTCACTCACCACCGCGTCGAACTCGAGGAGTTCTTCGGTGGGGTCGTCGTGAGTGAGGAATCCGACCTCGATGCGCCGATTGATCGGCTTCGGACGGAAGTGCTCGAGTTACTCGAGGAGGAAGGAGAGGTCGAGGTACACTTCGAGTGA